In Duganella zoogloeoides, a single genomic region encodes these proteins:
- a CDS encoding AraC family transcriptional regulator: METHIATLHHHARSRALDYAVWPGWRVLMEDAGLRTAPVLRRAGLPGDLFARPQVRLDPQQFFQLWQALEAEALSLDSDLPAPLRIARVMTADWFDPELFAALCSPDLGSALARIATYVRLIAPMQFHVERGSRQSRLTIDFLGGVMAAPTVFLAFKLIFFVGLARLATRSPVRPLQVGLPGPPTGADASLYEEFFGATIQPAPLATLVFSNEDMDRPFLTENHKMWQVFEPGLRQRLADLDCTAGMAERVRSLLLELLPAGAVSMGEVSRKLAVSTRTLQRKLHEEGTTFQRTLDAVRDALAHHYLGSTAMSAAEISFLLGFEDANSFARAFQGWTGHTPQTVRNRLREAAATSAASMRSK, from the coding sequence CATGCCCGCAGTCGCGCACTCGACTATGCGGTCTGGCCGGGCTGGCGCGTGCTGATGGAAGACGCCGGTTTGCGCACGGCGCCCGTGTTGCGCCGCGCGGGGCTGCCTGGTGACCTGTTCGCGCGGCCCCAGGTCAGGCTAGATCCGCAGCAGTTCTTTCAACTGTGGCAAGCGCTTGAGGCCGAGGCGCTGTCGCTCGATTCCGATCTGCCGGCGCCGCTGCGCATCGCCCGGGTGATGACCGCCGACTGGTTCGATCCGGAATTGTTTGCCGCGCTCTGCAGCCCCGATCTCGGCAGCGCACTCGCACGCATTGCAACGTATGTACGGCTGATTGCGCCGATGCAGTTTCACGTCGAGCGCGGCAGCCGGCAAAGCCGGCTCACCATCGACTTTCTCGGCGGCGTGATGGCGGCGCCGACGGTGTTCCTGGCGTTCAAGCTGATCTTCTTCGTGGGACTGGCGCGGCTGGCGACGCGGTCCCCGGTCCGACCGCTGCAGGTGGGGTTGCCGGGGCCGCCAACCGGCGCCGATGCCTCGCTCTACGAGGAATTTTTTGGCGCAACGATCCAGCCCGCACCGCTGGCAACGCTGGTATTTTCCAATGAAGACATGGATCGGCCGTTTTTAACGGAGAACCACAAGATGTGGCAGGTGTTCGAGCCCGGACTGCGCCAGCGCTTGGCCGACCTTGATTGCACTGCCGGCATGGCCGAGCGGGTGCGCAGCCTGCTGCTCGAGTTGTTGCCCGCCGGGGCGGTGTCGATGGGGGAAGTCAGTCGCAAGCTGGCGGTCAGCACTCGTACCTTGCAGCGCAAGCTGCACGAGGAGGGCACGACGTTCCAGCGTACGCTCGACGCCGTGCGCGATGCGCTGGCCCATCACTACCTGGGTAGCACCGCCATGTCGGCGGCGGAAATCTCGTTTCTGCTGGGATTTGAAGACGCCAATTCCTTCGCCCGGGCGTTCCAGGGCTGGACCGGCCATACGCCGCAAACGGTACGCAATCGATTGCGGGAAGCGGCGGCGACGTCTGCTGCGTCCATGCGCAGCAAGTGA
- a CDS encoding Crp/Fnr family transcriptional regulator, giving the protein MKRLGVTEEAYTNVTDQLAQIAQPFTVRKGEFLQRAGAVATQVHWLASGVARSGFFNRDGVEVTLRFYREGESATTLTDLIAGENGQPAVQFLVAETTIHGFTLDWTQASALRAQSEVMQHYHLQAAMHGMHNLAQRAYATGETSAQERLAAFREEYPGLEARISQRAIASYLGITPQYMSRLRREAEAELAGIEAGAESNAEAYARN; this is encoded by the coding sequence ATGAAACGTCTTGGTGTTACCGAAGAGGCTTATACCAATGTCACCGACCAGCTGGCGCAGATCGCCCAGCCATTTACCGTGCGCAAGGGCGAGTTCCTGCAGCGTGCCGGCGCCGTCGCCACCCAGGTACACTGGCTGGCCAGCGGCGTGGCGCGCAGCGGGTTCTTCAACCGCGACGGCGTGGAGGTCACCCTGCGCTTTTATCGCGAAGGGGAGTCGGCCACTACCCTCACCGACCTGATCGCCGGTGAGAATGGCCAGCCGGCCGTGCAGTTCCTGGTGGCGGAAACCACGATCCACGGCTTTACGCTCGACTGGACCCAGGCCAGCGCCCTGCGCGCCCAAAGCGAGGTGATGCAGCATTACCACCTGCAGGCGGCCATGCACGGCATGCACAACCTGGCCCAGCGCGCCTACGCCACCGGTGAGACCTCGGCCCAGGAGCGCCTGGCCGCATTCCGCGAGGAATATCCCGGCCTGGAAGCACGCATCTCGCAGCGGGCCATCGCTTCGTACCTGGGCATCACGCCGCAGTACATGTCGCGCCTGCGCCGCGAGGCGGAAGCCGAACTGGCCGGTATCGAAGCCGGTGCGGAATCCAACGCCGAGGCTTACGCCCGCAACTGA
- a CDS encoding GNAT family N-acetyltransferase: MSEAEFSIIESLEGVDEQQWQALAGDNPTLAYRFLHTLHTTRCACPQTGWTPRYLVMYRDGVLHGAMPLYLKHHSRGEYVFDHAWADAFHRNGIEYYPKLLSAVPFSPVTGRRLLARTPDDRALLARAVLQVAQQLETSSLHILFPDEQDRQALQAAGFMLREGVQFHWENPGYADFDAFLASFKMDKRKKIRQDRRRVFDAGITFQHLAGAAITQEVMAFFYRCYVSTYQAHGNRPYLSLAFFEQLREHMADNLMIVLAQRGDQPVAVALNLVGGGIMYGRYWGTTEFVSGLHFETCYVQAIEYCIAHGIARFEGGAQGVHKMSRGLSPTPTWSAHWVADPRFAAAIGDFLAQETAAIEEYIDELAEHAPFK, encoded by the coding sequence GTGTCAGAAGCAGAGTTTTCGATCATCGAGTCGCTGGAGGGCGTGGACGAGCAGCAGTGGCAAGCGCTGGCCGGCGACAATCCCACGCTGGCATACCGCTTTTTGCACACGCTGCACACCACCCGCTGCGCCTGCCCACAAACGGGCTGGACCCCGCGCTACCTGGTCATGTACCGCGACGGCGTGCTGCACGGCGCCATGCCGCTCTACCTCAAGCATCACAGCCGCGGCGAATATGTATTCGATCACGCCTGGGCCGACGCCTTCCACCGCAACGGCATCGAATACTATCCGAAGCTGCTCTCGGCGGTGCCGTTCTCGCCGGTGACCGGCAGGCGCCTGCTGGCGCGCACGCCTGACGACCGCGCCCTGCTCGCGCGCGCCGTGCTGCAAGTGGCGCAACAGTTGGAAACCTCGTCGCTGCACATCCTGTTCCCCGACGAGCAGGACCGGCAAGCGCTGCAAGCGGCCGGCTTCATGCTGCGCGAAGGAGTGCAGTTCCACTGGGAAAATCCCGGCTACGCCGATTTCGACGCGTTCCTGGCCAGCTTCAAGATGGACAAGCGCAAGAAGATCCGCCAGGACCGCCGCCGCGTGTTTGACGCCGGCATCACCTTCCAGCACCTGGCCGGCGCCGCCATCACGCAGGAGGTGATGGCGTTCTTTTACCGCTGCTACGTGTCCACGTACCAGGCCCATGGCAACAGACCCTACCTGAGCCTGGCCTTTTTCGAGCAATTGCGCGAACACATGGCCGACAACCTGATGATCGTGCTGGCGCAGCGCGGCGACCAGCCGGTGGCCGTGGCGCTCAACCTGGTGGGCGGCGGCATCATGTACGGCCGCTACTGGGGCACGACGGAATTTGTCTCGGGCCTGCATTTTGAAACCTGTTACGTGCAAGCGATCGAGTATTGCATTGCGCACGGCATCGCCCGTTTCGAGGGCGGCGCCCAGGGCGTGCACAAGATGTCGCGCGGCCTATCGCCCACGCCCACGTGGTCGGCGCACTGGGTGGCGGACCCGCGTTTTGCCGCCGCCATCGGCGATTTCCTGGCGCAGGAAACTGCCGCCATCGAGGAATATATCGACGAGTTGGCCGAGCACGCGCCGTTCAAATAA
- a CDS encoding NAD(+) synthase, with product MSSNFLNLYTHDFARVAIAAPVCRIADPAYNAEQTILLASQAAEQGAALVAFPELGLAAYTCDDLFHQRALLDACLDALAEIVNASLQWKMAVVVGVPLRVEHQLYNCAVVVANGQIQGVVPKSYLPNYGEFYEARQFSSGDYAVAVEMDLLGERVQFGAGLLFEVADVPLLKFHVEICEDVWVPVPPSSFAALAGATVLVNLSASNAVIGKAGYRNQLVGNQSARCIAAYLYTSAGGGESTTDMAWDGQGVIFENGELLAESKRFTDEPVLTFADIDLERLSRERMRMNTFAQSVQRHAAEVNKFRTVFFELELSREEPLALRRCVERFPYVPADARRRDERCNEVYNIQVQALAQRLSSSGIKKVVIGVSGGLDSTHALLVCARVMDKLGLPRTNILAYTMPGFATSERTLKQAHALMQLVGCSAQEIDIRPSCIQMLKDLGHPYSEGQAQYDITFENVQAGERTNHLFRLANHHGGIVVGTGDLSELALGWCTYGVGDHMSHYNVNASVPKTLISHLVRWVAESGVIGRNDAQVLLDILGTEISPELVPGTAGGQPEQRTESTIGPYELQDFNLYYVLRFGFAPSKVAFLALNAWRDRTLGRWPDGDHVARNQYDLAAIKHNLGIFLDRFFRTSQFKRSCVPNGPKVGSGGSLSPRGDWRAPSDGQSVVWMEELRAIPVHD from the coding sequence ATGAGCTCGAATTTCCTCAATCTGTACACCCACGATTTCGCCCGCGTGGCCATTGCCGCGCCGGTGTGCCGCATCGCCGACCCCGCCTACAACGCCGAGCAGACCATTTTGCTGGCCAGCCAGGCGGCGGAGCAGGGCGCGGCCCTGGTGGCGTTCCCGGAACTGGGCCTGGCCGCCTATACCTGCGATGACCTGTTCCACCAGCGCGCCCTGCTCGACGCCTGCCTCGATGCGCTGGCGGAGATCGTCAACGCCTCGTTGCAGTGGAAGATGGCGGTCGTGGTGGGCGTTCCGCTGCGGGTGGAGCACCAGCTGTACAACTGCGCGGTGGTGGTGGCCAACGGCCAGATCCAGGGCGTGGTGCCCAAGTCGTACCTGCCCAACTACGGCGAGTTCTACGAAGCGCGCCAGTTCAGCAGCGGCGACTACGCGGTGGCGGTCGAGATGGACTTGCTCGGTGAACGCGTGCAGTTCGGCGCCGGGTTGCTGTTCGAGGTGGCCGACGTGCCGCTGCTCAAATTCCACGTCGAGATCTGCGAAGACGTGTGGGTGCCGGTGCCGCCGTCGTCGTTCGCGGCGCTGGCCGGCGCCACGGTACTGGTCAACCTGTCGGCCTCCAACGCGGTGATCGGCAAGGCCGGTTACCGCAACCAGCTGGTCGGCAACCAGTCGGCGCGCTGCATTGCCGCCTACCTGTACACGTCGGCCGGCGGCGGCGAGTCCACCACCGACATGGCGTGGGACGGCCAGGGCGTGATCTTCGAGAACGGCGAACTGCTGGCCGAATCGAAACGGTTTACCGACGAACCGGTGCTCACCTTTGCCGACATCGACCTTGAGCGCCTGTCGCGCGAGCGGATGCGCATGAATACATTCGCCCAATCGGTGCAGCGCCACGCGGCCGAAGTCAACAAGTTCCGCACCGTGTTCTTCGAGCTGGAGCTGTCGCGTGAAGAGCCGCTGGCGCTGCGCCGCTGCGTCGAGCGCTTCCCGTACGTGCCGGCCGATGCGCGCCGCCGCGACGAGCGCTGCAACGAGGTCTACAACATCCAGGTGCAGGCGCTGGCGCAGCGCCTCAGTTCCAGTGGCATCAAGAAGGTGGTGATCGGCGTCTCGGGCGGGCTCGATTCCACCCACGCGCTGCTGGTGTGTGCGCGCGTGATGGACAAGCTGGGCTTGCCGCGCACCAACATCCTGGCCTATACCATGCCCGGCTTTGCCACCAGCGAGCGTACGCTCAAGCAGGCGCACGCGTTGATGCAGCTGGTCGGCTGTTCGGCCCAGGAAATCGATATCCGCCCCAGCTGCATCCAGATGCTCAAGGACCTGGGGCACCCGTACTCCGAGGGCCAGGCGCAGTACGACATCACGTTCGAGAACGTGCAGGCCGGCGAGCGTACCAACCACCTGTTCCGGCTGGCCAACCACCACGGCGGCATCGTGGTCGGTACCGGCGACCTGAGCGAGCTGGCGCTGGGCTGGTGCACGTACGGCGTGGGCGACCATATGTCGCACTACAACGTCAACGCCAGCGTGCCGAAGACGCTGATCTCGCACCTGGTGCGCTGGGTGGCCGAATCGGGCGTGATCGGCCGCAATGATGCGCAAGTGCTGCTCGACATCCTCGGCACCGAAATCAGTCCCGAGCTGGTGCCCGGCACCGCCGGTGGCCAGCCCGAGCAGCGCACCGAGAGCACCATCGGCCCATACGAGCTGCAAGATTTTAATTTGTACTACGTGCTGCGCTTCGGCTTTGCGCCGTCCAAGGTGGCGTTCCTGGCGCTCAACGCCTGGCGCGACAGGACGCTCGGCCGCTGGCCCGATGGCGACCACGTGGCGCGCAACCAGTACGACCTGGCAGCGATCAAGCACAACCTCGGGATTTTCCTCGACCGTTTCTTCCGTACCAGCCAGTTCAAGCGTAGCTGCGTGCCGAACGGACCGAAGGTGGGCAGCGGCGGCTCGCTGTCGCCGCGCGGCGACTGGCGGGCGCCAAGCGATGGCCAAAGCGTTGTCTGGATGGAAGAATTACGCGCCATTCCGGTGCACGACTGA
- a CDS encoding P-II family nitrogen regulator: MKQITAVIKPFKLDEVREALAEVNVTGLTVTEVKGFGRQKGHTELYRGAEYVVDFLPKVKVEVVVDDGVAEQVVDAIIKAARTGKIGDGKIFVQNVEQVIRIRTGETGPDAV, from the coding sequence ATGAAACAGATTACCGCAGTGATCAAGCCGTTCAAGCTGGACGAAGTGCGCGAAGCGCTGGCCGAAGTGAACGTGACCGGCCTGACGGTGACCGAGGTCAAGGGCTTCGGCCGCCAGAAAGGCCACACCGAACTGTATCGCGGCGCGGAATACGTGGTCGATTTCCTGCCGAAGGTGAAGGTTGAAGTGGTCGTGGACGACGGCGTGGCCGAGCAGGTGGTGGACGCCATCATCAAGGCTGCCCGCACCGGCAAGATCGGCGACGGCAAAATCTTCGTGCAAAACGTCGAGCAGGTGATCCGCATCCGTACCGGCGAAACCGGCCCGGACGCAGTGTAA
- a CDS encoding PEP-CTERM sorting domain-containing protein, whose translation MNLRTLALSVLLAGAAGSAAAAVTATTGNSAILAGYNHAATFEGNAALSNTWTEDGLLFFASGSASNNGCGYAGIDCYDAPNELSPAFSGNYLATAGSNAYIGIRVADGRDFTSIEFGVGSGYLNRHGYWTTYLDGLLTGSGNFSGASVLGLSDVRGMDEVRFYAFSTANRTSGFSAAAIDNVRVLAVPEPQTWAMLMGGLALIGWRRRANRR comes from the coding sequence ATGAATCTACGTACCCTGGCCCTCTCGGTGCTGCTGGCCGGCGCCGCCGGCAGCGCCGCAGCGGCGGTCACCGCCACCACCGGCAACAGCGCCATTCTCGCCGGCTACAACCACGCCGCCACGTTCGAAGGCAATGCGGCCTTGTCGAACACCTGGACCGAAGACGGCCTGCTGTTCTTTGCCAGCGGCTCGGCCAGCAACAACGGCTGCGGCTACGCCGGCATCGATTGCTACGACGCGCCGAATGAACTCAGCCCTGCGTTCTCCGGCAACTACCTGGCGACGGCGGGCAGCAATGCCTATATCGGCATCCGCGTCGCCGATGGCCGCGACTTCACCAGCATCGAGTTCGGCGTCGGCTCGGGCTACCTGAACCGGCACGGCTACTGGACCACTTACCTGGACGGATTGTTGACGGGGTCGGGCAATTTCAGCGGCGCTTCGGTGCTGGGACTGAGCGACGTACGCGGGATGGACGAAGTACGGTTCTACGCGTTCTCGACCGCCAACCGGACCAGCGGCTTCAGCGCGGCGGCAATCGACAATGTGCGGGTGCTGGCAGTGCCGGAACCGCAGACGTGGGCGATGCTGATGGGAGGATTGGCGCTGATCGGATGGCGCCGCAGGGCCAACCGCCGTTAA
- a CDS encoding rhamnogalacturonan lyase B N-terminal domain-containing protein: METNTLRVLTGAAALSLFAGCGGSGSSTSDSNMPAARTLATTTVAGADASNATLANAATFGLTQDANFYTVDTGAGLVFKIRRTDNGVSTQSAGDIASMIYNGVQYQDQARGTQLNSGFDYLYNNVSAVAVTATTVGADTIKITVQAGDLTHYYMARRGDPNIYMGTYFTTEPSTLGLARFIVRVPIAALPNGPVPSDLRGTNGAIESGDVFGMPNGETRSKHYSNMRLKDWRYIGATSATAGLWIVRDNHEGGSGGPFYRSLLNQGTSSNQEITYIINYGEAQTEAFRPGILNTYTMTFTDGSAPGAIDTSWFAGMGLLGYVPDSGRGGVAGVGIANRDTRYAYTVGFANATAQYYADANPSNGYYSSAGMLPGTYTMTVYKNELAVDTRSVTVNAGAVTTLNTITVAGDPSSVTPKWRIGDWDGTPNEFINGDKLTTMHPQDVRMAAWTVPDYVIGTSTPATGFPAYQWKEVNGNLVIRFNLKQSEIRAYTLRAGITVGYAGGRPKIAVNGWSSANPAAPNQPKTRTLTVGTYRGNNTMLTFNIPASELLVGQNILTLTAISGSSGVKYLSPGYAWDAVDLIPTP; this comes from the coding sequence ATGGAAACCAACACCCTGCGCGTCCTCACCGGCGCGGCAGCGCTGTCCCTGTTCGCCGGTTGCGGTGGCAGTGGCAGCAGTACCAGCGACAGCAACATGCCAGCGGCCCGCACGCTCGCCACCACCACGGTCGCGGGCGCCGACGCCAGCAATGCCACGCTGGCCAACGCCGCAACCTTCGGCCTCACCCAGGACGCCAACTTCTACACCGTCGATACCGGCGCCGGACTGGTGTTCAAGATCCGCCGCACCGACAATGGCGTGAGCACCCAGTCGGCCGGCGATATCGCCTCGATGATCTACAACGGCGTACAGTACCAGGACCAGGCGCGCGGCACCCAGCTGAACTCGGGCTTCGACTACCTGTACAACAATGTCTCGGCGGTGGCCGTGACCGCCACCACGGTCGGCGCCGACACCATCAAGATCACCGTGCAAGCAGGCGACCTCACCCACTACTACATGGCGCGCCGGGGCGATCCGAACATCTACATGGGCACGTACTTCACGACCGAACCGAGCACGCTGGGCCTGGCGCGCTTCATCGTGCGGGTACCGATCGCCGCGCTGCCCAACGGCCCGGTGCCGTCCGACCTGCGCGGCACCAACGGCGCCATCGAATCGGGCGACGTGTTCGGCATGCCCAACGGCGAAACCCGCTCCAAGCACTATTCGAACATGCGGCTCAAGGACTGGCGCTACATCGGCGCCACCAGCGCCACCGCCGGCCTGTGGATCGTGCGCGACAACCACGAAGGCGGCTCGGGCGGGCCGTTCTACCGCAGCCTGCTCAACCAGGGCACGTCCAGCAACCAGGAAATCACCTACATCATCAACTACGGCGAGGCGCAGACCGAGGCGTTCCGCCCCGGCATCCTCAACACCTACACCATGACTTTCACCGACGGCAGCGCACCGGGCGCCATCGATACATCATGGTTCGCCGGCATGGGCCTGCTCGGCTACGTGCCGGACAGCGGCCGTGGCGGCGTGGCGGGCGTGGGCATCGCCAACCGCGACACGCGCTATGCCTACACGGTCGGCTTCGCCAACGCCACGGCGCAGTACTATGCCGACGCCAACCCATCCAACGGTTACTACAGCAGCGCCGGCATGCTGCCCGGCACCTACACCATGACGGTGTACAAGAACGAGCTGGCGGTGGATACCCGCAGCGTGACGGTCAACGCCGGCGCCGTCACCACGCTCAATACCATCACCGTCGCGGGCGACCCGAGCAGCGTCACGCCCAAGTGGCGCATCGGCGACTGGGACGGCACGCCCAACGAGTTCATCAACGGCGACAAGCTCACCACCATGCACCCGCAGGATGTGCGCATGGCCGCCTGGACCGTGCCCGATTACGTGATCGGCACCTCCACCCCGGCCACCGGTTTCCCGGCCTACCAGTGGAAGGAAGTGAACGGCAACCTGGTGATCCGCTTCAATCTCAAGCAGAGCGAAATCCGCGCCTACACGCTGCGCGCCGGCATCACGGTCGGTTACGCCGGCGGCCGCCCCAAGATCGCAGTCAACGGCTGGAGCTCGGCCAATCCGGCCGCGCCGAACCAGCCGAAAACCCGCACCCTCACGGTTGGCACCTATCGCGGCAATAACACCATGCTGACCTTTAACATCCCGGCCAGCGAGCTGCTGGTGGGCCAGAACATCTTGACGCTCACGGCCATCAGCGGCTCGAGCGGCGTCAAGTACCTGAGCCCCGGCTATGCCTGGGATGCCGTCGATCTGATTCCAACACCATAA
- a CDS encoding trimeric intracellular cation channel family protein: MSHVPVHVSLVTVIEIVAILVGAFSGFVEARRKRMDLVGVFTVAFITAFGGGTLRDILLDRRPLFWVMHQEYAILIFVLALIAAPLMRTLKQILSERLIVIADAIGLGLFAVAGVSQAQAAGMPLFIASMMGVITGIFGGVLRDIVCNEVPMVFRDGKPYAICAFFGCWMYIGLQYTDVSDDVALWASAASITVMRLVTWKFELHLPSDK, encoded by the coding sequence ATGTCCCACGTTCCGGTTCACGTTTCCCTGGTCACCGTCATCGAGATCGTGGCGATCCTGGTGGGCGCGTTTTCCGGGTTCGTGGAGGCACGCCGCAAGCGCATGGACCTGGTGGGCGTATTCACGGTGGCCTTCATCACCGCGTTCGGCGGCGGGACGTTGCGCGACATCCTGCTCGACCGCCGGCCGCTGTTCTGGGTCATGCACCAGGAATACGCGATCCTGATTTTCGTGCTGGCACTGATCGCCGCGCCGCTGATGCGCACCCTCAAGCAAATCCTGTCCGAACGCCTGATCGTGATCGCCGACGCCATCGGCCTGGGCCTGTTCGCGGTGGCGGGCGTGTCGCAGGCGCAGGCGGCGGGCATGCCGCTGTTCATCGCCTCGATGATGGGCGTGATCACCGGCATCTTTGGCGGCGTGCTGCGCGACATCGTCTGCAACGAAGTGCCGATGGTCTTCCGCGACGGCAAACCCTACGCCATCTGCGCCTTCTTCGGCTGCTGGATGTACATCGGCCTGCAATACACCGACGTCTCCGACGACGTCGCCCTGTGGGCCAGCGCCGCCTCGATCACGGTGATGCGGCTGGTGACGTGGAAGTTCGAGTTACATCTGCCGTCCGACAAATAG
- a CDS encoding NADH:flavin oxidoreductase/NADH oxidase, translating into MTALFTPFSLKDVTLRNRIAVPPMCQYSADDGLTNDWHQVHYPALARGGAGLVIVEATAVSPEGRITPGCLGLWNDEQAAGLARIAAGIKAAGAVPGIQIAHAGRKASANKPWEGDDHIAADDPRSWQTIAPSAVAFGANLPQVPKAMTLDDIERVKADFVASAQRARDAGFQWLELHFAHGYLAQSFFNVDANVRDDAYGGDYAGRSRFMLETLAAVRAVWPEHLPLTARFGVIEYDGRDEQTLAESIDVTRAMHQGGLDLLNVSVGFSTPNGNVPWGTPFLAPIAERVRREAALPVASSWGIDAAEVANRVVADQQMDLVMIGRAFLANPHYAAQMAAELKVERPTWLLPAPYAHWLEKYRPG; encoded by the coding sequence ATGACCGCATTATTTACCCCGTTTTCCCTCAAGGACGTCACGCTGCGCAACCGTATCGCGGTGCCGCCGATGTGCCAGTACAGCGCCGACGATGGCCTCACCAACGATTGGCACCAGGTGCATTACCCGGCCCTGGCGCGTGGCGGCGCCGGCCTGGTGATCGTGGAAGCGACCGCCGTGTCGCCGGAAGGGCGCATCACCCCCGGTTGCCTGGGCCTGTGGAACGACGAGCAGGCCGCCGGCCTGGCCCGCATTGCCGCCGGCATCAAGGCCGCCGGCGCCGTGCCCGGCATCCAGATCGCCCATGCCGGCCGCAAAGCCAGCGCCAACAAGCCGTGGGAAGGCGACGATCACATCGCTGCCGACGATCCGCGCAGCTGGCAAACCATCGCACCGTCGGCCGTGGCGTTCGGCGCCAACCTGCCGCAGGTGCCCAAGGCCATGACGCTCGACGACATCGAGCGGGTGAAGGCAGATTTCGTCGCGTCCGCCCAGCGTGCGCGTGACGCCGGCTTCCAGTGGCTCGAACTGCATTTCGCCCATGGCTACCTGGCGCAAAGCTTTTTCAATGTTGATGCCAACGTGCGTGACGATGCCTACGGCGGCGACTACGCCGGCCGTAGCCGCTTCATGCTGGAAACTCTGGCGGCCGTGCGCGCGGTATGGCCCGAGCACCTGCCGTTGACAGCCCGTTTCGGCGTGATCGAATATGACGGCCGCGACGAGCAGACGCTGGCGGAGTCGATCGATGTCACGCGCGCGATGCATCAGGGCGGGCTCGATCTGCTCAACGTGAGCGTGGGCTTCTCCACCCCGAACGGCAATGTTCCGTGGGGAACGCCCTTCCTGGCGCCGATCGCCGAACGGGTGCGCCGCGAGGCGGCCTTGCCGGTGGCGTCGTCGTGGGGGATCGATGCGGCGGAGGTGGCCAACCGCGTGGTGGCCGACCAGCAGATGGACCTGGTGATGATCGGCCGCGCTTTCCTGGCCAATCCGCACTACGCCGCGCAGATGGCGGCGGAGTTGAAAGTGGAGCGTCCTACGTGGCTGCTGCCAGCGCCGTATGCGCACTGGCTGGAAAAGTATCGCCCTGGTTGA
- a CDS encoding Smr/MutS family protein, whose product MKDFSELKSLSKQLREQTEARAAAEAERVKREKTQVVEANIFQSALGGVKRLPESDRHVPQLPKTAGAALPVKRKLTQAEDDAAVLRESLSDLFEVDHYLEEDPALNYAAPGVGSDVVKKLRKGHWPVQDELDLHGMRRDQARDAIGDFLRRSTMRNHRCVCVIHGRGFGSRGQEPVLKSMVHSWLVQKEEVVAFCQARSSEGGEGALMVLLRAALRPER is encoded by the coding sequence ATGAAAGACTTCTCGGAACTGAAATCGCTGAGCAAGCAGCTCAGGGAACAGACCGAGGCGCGCGCCGCCGCCGAGGCGGAGCGCGTCAAGCGGGAAAAGACCCAGGTGGTTGAGGCGAATATCTTCCAGTCGGCGCTCGGCGGCGTCAAGCGCCTGCCCGAATCGGACCGCCATGTGCCGCAGTTGCCGAAAACGGCCGGTGCCGCCCTGCCCGTCAAGCGCAAGCTGACGCAAGCCGAGGACGACGCTGCAGTGCTGCGCGAATCGCTGTCCGACCTGTTTGAAGTCGATCATTACCTGGAAGAAGACCCGGCGCTCAATTACGCCGCGCCCGGCGTCGGTTCCGACGTGGTGAAAAAATTGCGCAAGGGCCACTGGCCGGTGCAGGACGAGCTCGATCTGCACGGCATGCGGCGCGACCAGGCGCGCGACGCCATCGGCGACTTTTTACGCCGTTCGACCATGCGCAACCATCGCTGCGTGTGCGTAATTCACGGCCGCGGTTTTGGTTCGCGCGGCCAGGAACCAGTGCTCAAATCGATGGTGCACAGCTGGCTGGTGCAAAAAGAAGAAGTGGTGGCATTCTGCCAGGCGCGCTCCTCGGAAGGTGGAGAAGGCGCGCTGATGGTGCTGCTGAGGGCCGCGCTGCGGCCCGAGCGCTAA